A section of the Verrucomicrobium sp. GAS474 genome encodes:
- a CDS encoding ATP-binding protein → MKPSFPLSGFVARLAFTRLERVLLVLIALGLAVSLTLHAVCRSPFVDLVADNARWTFEILAGLLVLVLRRRSSQGEHAGTAGGAPSPRSFSWFIVGAAGYAAGQLVWVFGLLTGTLHFPGLSDLFFPLLPLSLLIALAPALDIGLEGKKRRAVWLDMTGLGLMAATLIVALYLPNRGIWGNGTLFVVGLYPVLFLTAFGMIGLIVLVRRIDIAGSPLLALLGMGGLSFTWLKWNLDFLQGVPTTGGLLSYLFSLSHTLLFYGLATVRGRIVTKGPYVRWLDRLHRLLPLLFVLAAGVGVVYGARRFEAEGERSIVGIAVYIGSAAMVLCAMFRQIVLLYEQDQELAAEYRLRERDIAFRAVFENSSDLLFSLRVEAGGDFRYTAINPSGAAMGDIEVERFIGSRPRDYFPGEKGLRFEANYRRCVAAGQPVTYEQTAKSSSGSIVFETTLVPVLDAGGAVVQIVGISRNITAQKSTLEAMRSLNTQLEQRIGERTEELEAAYREMEAFSYSVSHDLRNPLRGINGFCRALIEDYGSLLPAEGHRYLDRVQDASRRMGQIIDDLLALSRISRCAIAQTDEVDLSAIAVRISDTLRASSPGRAATATFSISLGLLARCDRRLIENVLENLLGNAWKYTGRHPTARIEFGSLLQGGRPVYYVRDDGAGFDMRFRDKLFQNFQRLHSQAEFEGTGVGLAIVARIIKRHGGRIWAESAVEEGATFFFTLGEEPRPVVTSPAPAAPLP, encoded by the coding sequence ATGAAGCCCTCCTTCCCCCTTTCCGGCTTCGTCGCCCGCCTGGCGTTCACCCGGCTGGAGCGGGTGCTCCTGGTTCTCATCGCCCTCGGCCTCGCCGTCAGCCTCACCCTCCACGCGGTCTGCCGCAGCCCCTTCGTCGACCTGGTCGCCGACAATGCCCGGTGGACCTTCGAGATCCTCGCCGGCCTCCTCGTCCTCGTCCTCCGTCGTCGGTCCTCGCAGGGGGAGCACGCGGGAACGGCGGGGGGAGCGCCTTCGCCCCGGAGCTTTTCCTGGTTCATCGTCGGGGCGGCGGGCTATGCGGCGGGGCAGCTCGTCTGGGTGTTCGGCCTCCTCACGGGGACCCTCCATTTTCCCGGCCTCTCCGACCTCTTCTTCCCCCTCCTTCCCCTCTCCCTCCTGATCGCCCTCGCCCCGGCCCTCGACATCGGCCTGGAGGGGAAGAAGCGCCGCGCCGTCTGGCTCGACATGACCGGCCTCGGCCTCATGGCCGCCACCCTGATCGTCGCCCTCTATCTTCCGAACCGGGGGATCTGGGGAAACGGCACCCTCTTCGTCGTCGGCCTCTATCCGGTCCTCTTCCTCACCGCCTTCGGCATGATCGGGCTGATCGTCCTCGTCCGCCGGATCGACATCGCCGGGAGCCCCCTCCTCGCCCTCCTCGGCATGGGCGGCCTCTCCTTCACCTGGCTGAAGTGGAATCTCGACTTCCTCCAGGGCGTGCCGACGACGGGCGGGCTCCTCTCCTACCTCTTCTCCCTCAGCCACACCCTCCTCTTCTACGGCCTCGCCACCGTCCGGGGGCGGATCGTGACGAAGGGGCCCTACGTCCGGTGGCTCGACCGCCTCCATCGCCTCCTGCCCCTCCTCTTCGTCCTCGCGGCGGGGGTCGGCGTCGTCTACGGGGCGCGGCGCTTCGAGGCGGAGGGGGAGCGGTCGATCGTCGGCATCGCCGTCTACATCGGGTCGGCCGCGATGGTCCTCTGCGCGATGTTCCGGCAGATCGTCCTCCTCTACGAGCAGGACCAGGAACTCGCCGCCGAATACCGCCTCCGCGAGCGGGACATCGCGTTCCGCGCGGTCTTCGAGAACAGCAGCGACCTCCTCTTCTCGCTCCGGGTCGAGGCCGGCGGCGATTTCCGCTACACCGCCATCAACCCCTCCGGCGCGGCGATGGGGGACATCGAGGTGGAACGCTTCATCGGGAGCCGCCCCCGGGATTATTTCCCCGGGGAGAAGGGGCTCCGCTTCGAGGCGAACTACCGGCGGTGCGTCGCGGCGGGGCAGCCGGTCACCTACGAGCAGACGGCGAAGAGCTCCTCCGGCAGCATCGTCTTCGAGACGACCCTCGTCCCGGTCCTCGACGCCGGCGGGGCGGTGGTCCAGATCGTCGGCATCTCCCGGAACATCACCGCGCAGAAGTCGACGCTGGAGGCGATGCGCTCCCTCAACACCCAGCTGGAGCAGCGCATCGGCGAGCGGACCGAGGAACTCGAGGCCGCCTACCGGGAGATGGAAGCCTTCAGCTACTCGGTCTCCCACGACCTCCGCAACCCGCTGCGCGGGATCAACGGCTTCTGCCGGGCCCTGATCGAGGACTACGGGTCCCTCCTCCCCGCCGAGGGCCACCGCTACCTCGACCGCGTCCAGGACGCCAGCCGCCGGATGGGCCAGATCATCGACGACCTCCTCGCCCTCTCCCGCATCTCCCGCTGCGCCATCGCCCAGACCGACGAGGTCGACCTCAGCGCCATCGCCGTCCGGATCTCCGACACCCTCCGCGCCTCCTCCCCGGGCCGGGCCGCCACCGCCACCTTCTCCATCTCCCTCGGCCTCCTCGCCCGGTGCGACCGCCGCCTCATCGAAAACGTCCTGGAGAACCTCCTCGGCAACGCCTGGAAATACACGGGCCGCCACCCCACCGCCCGGATCGAGTTCGGGAGCCTCCTCCAGGGCGGGCGTCCCGTCTACTACGTCCGGGACGACGGCGCGGGGTTCGACATGCGCTTCCGGGACAAACTCTTCCAGAACTTCCAGCGCCTCCATTCCCAGGCCGAGTTCGAGGGGACCGGCGTCGGCCTCGCCATCGTCGCCCGCATCATCAAGCGGCACGGAGGCCGGATCTGGGCCGAATCGGCCGTCGAGGAGGGGGCGACCTTCTTCTTTACGCTCGGCGAGGAGCCCCGGCCCGTGGTAACCTCGCCCGCGCCCGCCGCCCCCCTCCCATGA
- a CDS encoding hybrid sensor histidine kinase/response regulator — translation MDSTPRLYVIDDDPFCFEMIALLLRGEGYELRYLDDSEKAFDQIREGRPHVVLSDLMMPKVSGIELCKQLKADPQTRDIPVILLTGIDDEAYLTRCVDAGADDFLDKGISAPVLRARIRSMLRIRAHYDLLREAMRLREDFANIVIHDIGNPLATIVIETDDLLACDPRADQVESLTTIKNSTRRLRDMAHDMLLLAKIDQGKLHLDLAEYDLAALIAEAAGHAAPLVRRRKLNLQVTRSGEDGDAHPPVCECDRNLVLRVIDNILSNAIKFSPPGGRVEIGLHCLGGSEGVPGGRFRIEIEDEGTGIPEALREKIFEKFEIGQVKREVPQIGLGLAFCRTAIEAHGGTISVCEGRSGRGTRMIIDL, via the coding sequence ATGGATTCCACCCCCCGCCTTTACGTCATCGACGACGATCCGTTCTGCTTCGAGATGATCGCCCTCCTCCTGCGCGGCGAGGGCTACGAGCTCCGCTACCTCGACGACAGCGAGAAGGCCTTCGACCAGATCCGGGAGGGCCGCCCCCACGTCGTCCTCAGCGACCTCATGATGCCGAAGGTCTCCGGCATCGAGCTTTGCAAGCAGCTGAAGGCCGATCCCCAGACCCGGGACATCCCCGTCATCCTCCTCACCGGGATCGACGACGAGGCCTACCTCACCCGCTGCGTCGACGCCGGGGCCGACGACTTCCTCGACAAGGGGATCTCCGCCCCCGTCCTCCGGGCGCGGATCCGCTCCATGCTCCGCATCCGGGCCCACTACGATCTCCTCCGCGAGGCGATGCGGCTCCGCGAGGACTTCGCCAACATCGTGATCCACGACATCGGCAACCCGCTGGCGACGATCGTCATCGAGACGGACGACCTCCTCGCCTGCGATCCCCGCGCCGACCAGGTCGAGAGCCTCACCACGATCAAGAACAGCACCCGCCGCCTCCGCGACATGGCCCACGACATGCTCCTGCTCGCGAAGATCGACCAGGGGAAGCTCCACCTCGACCTCGCCGAGTACGACCTCGCCGCCCTCATCGCCGAGGCCGCGGGCCACGCCGCCCCCCTCGTCCGCCGCCGGAAGCTGAACCTCCAGGTCACCCGCTCGGGCGAAGACGGGGACGCCCATCCCCCCGTGTGCGAGTGCGACCGAAACCTCGTCCTCCGCGTGATCGACAACATCCTCTCCAACGCCATCAAGTTCTCGCCGCCCGGCGGCCGGGTCGAGATCGGCCTCCATTGCCTCGGCGGCAGCGAGGGGGTTCCCGGGGGCCGCTTCCGCATCGAGATCGAGGACGAGGGAACCGGGATCCCCGAGGCGCTCCGGGAAAAGATCTTCGAGAAATTCGAGATCGGGCAGGTGAAGCGGGAAGTCCCGCAGATCGGCCTCGGCCTCGCCTTCTGCCGCACCGCGATCGAGGCCCACGGCGGGACCATCTCCGTCTGCGAGGGCCGCTCCGGCCGCGGGACCCGGATGATTATCGATCTCTAG
- a CDS encoding bifunctional oligoribonuclease/PAP phosphatase NrnA, producing MQPHLDHFRALLAERDRFCILSHIRPDGDAYGSALGLALSLKAFGKEVSVYNEDGLLWNYHFLPGKECIEKTPAAAPGPDVAIIAVDTSTQERLGETFVGWNRQPDVNIDHHQSNPGFGRINLIDAESPACAQILYDLIEAAGLPCPPEAATNLYVGLMTDTGSFQYRHTTAHTFEVAAGLVSRGADPTAIAQRFYQSTSVESFNLKREVLGVTKFTHGNRVAHYRLTREMYAKSGARTDEVENFLEQLQVVGSVEVAFMLEEMEGGKTRVSLRSRGTVDVNAIAGGLGGGGHRLAAGIRSSLPPDELEALLLRQIGEALAAHGG from the coding sequence ATGCAGCCCCACCTCGATCATTTCCGAGCCCTCCTCGCCGAGCGGGATCGCTTTTGCATCCTCTCCCACATCCGCCCGGACGGGGATGCCTACGGGTCGGCCCTCGGCCTCGCCCTCAGCCTGAAGGCGTTCGGGAAGGAGGTCTCGGTCTACAACGAGGACGGCCTCCTCTGGAACTACCATTTCCTCCCCGGCAAGGAGTGCATCGAGAAGACGCCCGCCGCCGCCCCCGGGCCCGACGTCGCGATCATCGCCGTCGACACCTCGACCCAGGAGCGCCTCGGGGAGACCTTCGTCGGCTGGAACCGCCAGCCCGACGTCAACATCGACCATCACCAGAGCAACCCCGGCTTCGGCCGCATCAACCTGATCGATGCGGAAAGCCCCGCCTGCGCCCAGATCCTCTACGACCTCATCGAGGCCGCCGGGCTCCCCTGCCCGCCCGAGGCGGCGACGAATCTCTACGTCGGCCTCATGACCGACACCGGCTCTTTCCAATACCGCCACACCACGGCCCACACCTTCGAGGTCGCCGCCGGGCTCGTCTCGCGCGGGGCCGACCCGACGGCAATCGCCCAGCGCTTCTACCAGTCGACCTCGGTCGAGAGCTTCAACCTGAAGCGGGAGGTCCTCGGCGTCACGAAGTTCACCCACGGGAACCGCGTCGCCCACTACCGCCTCACGCGGGAGATGTACGCGAAGAGCGGCGCGCGGACCGACGAGGTCGAGAACTTCCTGGAGCAGCTCCAGGTCGTCGGCAGCGTCGAGGTCGCCTTCATGCTGGAGGAGATGGAGGGGGGAAAGACCCGCGTCAGCCTCCGCTCCCGCGGCACCGTCGACGTCAACGCCATCGCCGGCGGCCTCGGCGGCGGCGGCCACCGGCTGGCCGCGGGCATCCGCTCCTCCCTGCCTCCCGACGAGCTGGAGGCCCTCCTCCTCCGGCAGATCGGCGAGGCGCTGGCCGCCCACGGCGGCTGA
- the truB gene encoding tRNA pseudouridine(55) synthase TruB — translation MELDGVLLLDKPNGPTSHDMVDRVRRKFGLKKVGHCGTLDPAATGLLMIGIGKATKIQDLLMAEDKVYAGRMKLGVTTDSQDAQGAPLETKEVPPFTPEQIAAAFAKYQGDFYQTPPMVSAVKKDGVPLYKLARAGKTVEREPRLVHVYSHRITELALPEIAFEITCSKGFYVRTYCHDIGADLGCGAHLTALSRLRSGNFSLDRAVSWETLDALPGVQELSRHVLSLPEISRLRRQ, via the coding sequence ATGGAACTCGACGGCGTCCTCCTTCTCGACAAGCCCAACGGCCCGACCTCCCACGACATGGTCGACCGCGTGCGGCGCAAATTCGGCCTGAAGAAGGTCGGCCACTGCGGCACCCTCGATCCCGCCGCCACCGGCCTCCTCATGATCGGCATCGGCAAGGCGACGAAGATCCAGGACCTCCTCATGGCCGAGGACAAGGTCTACGCGGGCCGCATGAAGCTCGGCGTCACCACCGACTCCCAGGACGCCCAGGGCGCCCCCCTGGAAACGAAAGAAGTCCCCCCGTTCACCCCGGAGCAGATCGCCGCCGCCTTCGCCAAATACCAGGGCGATTTCTACCAGACGCCGCCGATGGTCTCCGCCGTGAAGAAGGACGGCGTCCCCCTCTACAAGCTGGCCCGCGCCGGGAAGACCGTCGAGCGGGAGCCCCGCCTCGTCCACGTCTACTCCCACCGGATCACCGAGCTCGCCCTCCCCGAGATCGCCTTCGAGATCACCTGCAGCAAGGGCTTCTACGTCCGCACCTATTGCCACGACATCGGGGCCGACCTCGGCTGCGGCGCCCACCTCACCGCGCTGAGCCGCCTCCGGTCGGGGAACTTCTCCCTCGACCGCGCCGTCTCGTGGGAGACCCTCGACGCCCTCCCCGGCGTCCAGGAACTCTCCCGCCACGTCCTGAGCCTCCCGGAAATCTCCCGGCTGCGGCGGCAGTAA
- the ribF gene encoding riboflavin biosynthesis protein RibF, with the protein MAIPLLQAPPMPGVTGLAVGVFDGVHLGHRAILAEARHGGGEGAHGQTAALTFDPHPMVHMAPEKAPSRLSTAAQRTALLLDSRGGTLSRVDAVLTIAFNEALQHLPAERFLEEIVRIFPNLRRIASGPDWKFGQGRRGDAALIAGFNATHGFPFRAFPVPAVLHGGSPISSTRVREAIRQRDFAETAAMLGREYDIEGLVGHGAGRGSGIGFPTANVGGIAQLLPPPGVYACRVTVNGESHRAVANHGSNPTFGPDTQTHLEVHLLDFKKDLYGATLKIDAFRFLRDERKFSSVEALIAQIGADVATARTMADSALF; encoded by the coding sequence ATGGCCATCCCCCTCCTTCAGGCGCCCCCGATGCCCGGGGTCACGGGGCTCGCCGTCGGCGTCTTCGACGGGGTCCACCTCGGCCACCGCGCCATCCTCGCCGAGGCGCGGCACGGCGGCGGCGAGGGGGCGCACGGCCAGACCGCTGCCCTCACCTTCGATCCCCATCCGATGGTCCACATGGCGCCGGAGAAGGCCCCCTCCCGCCTCAGCACCGCCGCGCAGCGGACCGCCCTCCTCCTCGATTCCCGCGGCGGGACCCTCAGCCGCGTCGACGCCGTCCTCACCATCGCCTTCAACGAGGCGCTGCAGCACCTCCCCGCCGAGCGTTTCCTCGAGGAGATCGTCCGCATCTTCCCGAACCTCCGGCGGATCGCCTCCGGCCCCGACTGGAAATTCGGCCAGGGCCGCCGGGGCGACGCCGCCCTCATCGCCGGGTTCAACGCCACCCACGGCTTCCCCTTCCGCGCCTTCCCCGTCCCCGCTGTCCTCCACGGCGGCAGCCCCATCAGCAGCACCCGCGTCCGCGAGGCGATCCGGCAGCGGGACTTCGCCGAAACCGCGGCGATGCTGGGGCGGGAGTACGACATCGAGGGCCTCGTCGGCCACGGCGCGGGGCGCGGCTCCGGCATCGGCTTCCCGACGGCGAACGTCGGCGGCATCGCCCAGCTCCTCCCCCCGCCGGGCGTCTACGCCTGCCGGGTGACGGTGAACGGGGAGAGCCACCGCGCCGTCGCCAACCACGGCTCCAACCCCACCTTCGGCCCCGACACCCAGACCCACCTCGAGGTCCACCTCCTCGACTTCAAGAAGGATCTCTACGGCGCGACGCTGAAGATCGACGCCTTCCGCTTCCTGCGCGACGAGCGGAAGTTCAGCTCCGTCGAGGCCCTCATCGCCCAGATCGGGGCCGACGTGGCGACGGCGCGGACGATGGCCGATTCGGCGTTGTTCTAA
- a CDS encoding MBL fold metallo-hydrolase codes for MKLTPYGAARMTTGSRHLLEVGGARVLLDCGLAEGKREASRARNASFPFDPASLDAVILSHAHIDHSGNLPNLVRHGFAGNIYATPATRDLCGIMLQDSAKIQHGDAAYVNKKRAKQGLPPVEPLYSREDAERTMSQFVSIDYRRRFPVVDGVRATFHDAGHMLGSAQVALDLSEAGRQARLLFSGDVGRGHGTSEILRDPEPVDGVDVLLMESTYGDRLHEATDSASDFLCSVVNRTRERGGKVLIPSFAVGRAQGVVLALHKLRDIDCYPALPIFVDSPLSVNATEVFRLHPECFNADLYEYLQKNKNPFGWGDIRYIREVEQSRELNTFPGSAIIISASGMCEAGRILHHLRNHIGDARNTVLFVGYCAENTLGAQLLRGEKRVRIFGEEFDVRAEIVKIDAYSGHADRDELLAYASRVGGTKRKIALVHGEEHAGLAFQKSLQAAYPGSEVVLPHEGDAIEF; via the coding sequence ATGAAGCTGACCCCCTACGGGGCGGCCCGGATGACGACGGGCTCCCGACATCTTCTCGAAGTGGGGGGCGCGCGCGTCCTCCTCGATTGCGGCCTCGCCGAAGGGAAGCGCGAGGCGAGCCGGGCGCGGAACGCCTCGTTCCCCTTCGATCCCGCCTCGCTCGACGCCGTCATCCTCTCCCACGCCCACATCGACCACAGCGGGAACCTGCCGAACCTGGTCCGCCACGGCTTCGCCGGGAACATCTACGCCACCCCGGCGACGCGCGACCTCTGCGGCATCATGCTCCAGGACTCGGCGAAGATCCAGCACGGCGACGCCGCCTACGTGAACAAGAAGCGGGCGAAGCAGGGCCTCCCGCCCGTCGAGCCGCTCTACTCCCGCGAGGACGCGGAGCGGACGATGTCCCAGTTCGTCTCGATCGACTACCGCCGCCGCTTCCCCGTCGTCGACGGCGTGCGGGCGACCTTCCACGACGCGGGCCACATGCTCGGCTCGGCGCAGGTCGCCCTCGACCTCTCCGAGGCGGGACGCCAGGCCCGGCTCCTCTTCAGCGGCGACGTCGGACGGGGCCACGGGACGAGCGAGATCCTCCGCGATCCCGAGCCGGTCGACGGCGTCGACGTCCTCCTCATGGAGAGCACCTACGGTGACCGCCTTCACGAGGCGACCGACTCGGCCTCCGACTTCCTCTGCTCCGTCGTGAACCGGACGCGGGAGCGGGGCGGGAAGGTCCTCATCCCCTCCTTCGCCGTCGGCCGGGCGCAGGGCGTCGTTCTCGCGCTCCACAAGCTGCGCGACATCGACTGCTATCCCGCCCTCCCGATCTTCGTCGACAGCCCGCTGAGCGTGAACGCGACCGAGGTCTTCCGGCTCCACCCGGAGTGCTTCAACGCCGACCTCTACGAATACCTCCAGAAGAACAAGAACCCCTTCGGCTGGGGCGACATCCGCTACATCCGCGAGGTCGAGCAGTCCCGGGAGCTGAACACCTTCCCCGGCTCGGCGATCATCATCTCGGCCTCGGGGATGTGCGAGGCGGGGCGGATCCTCCACCACCTGCGGAACCACATCGGCGACGCGCGGAACACCGTCCTCTTCGTCGGCTACTGCGCGGAGAACACCCTCGGCGCCCAGCTGCTGCGGGGGGAGAAGCGGGTCCGCATCTTCGGCGAGGAATTCGACGTCCGCGCCGAGATCGTGAAGATCGACGCCTACAGCGGCCACGCCGACCGGGACGAGCTCCTGGCCTACGCCTCCCGCGTCGGCGGGACGAAGCGGAAGATCGCCCTCGTCCACGGCGAGGAGCACGCCGGGCTCGCCTTCCAGAAATCGCTCCAGGCCGCCTACCCGGGAAGCGAGGTCGTCCTCCCGCACGAGGGCGACGCGATCGAGTTCTAG
- a CDS encoding cupin domain-containing protein, translating to MNAVNIMPEVIRLGPLGWVPNNPRLPVLFYHDAIPSDGIEHAIGFEGAFGLHGWPAQWRGGIYDFHHYHSNAHEVLGVVSGSAWLMLGGPGGRLVRFKAGDVVVLPAGTGHRRVEASDDFVVVGAYPPGQRWNLCRESDGPPAEAVLARIARVPFPSSDPVYGDEGPLIALWRHG from the coding sequence ATGAATGCCGTCAACATCATGCCCGAGGTGATCCGCCTGGGGCCGCTCGGCTGGGTGCCGAACAATCCCCGCCTCCCCGTCCTCTTCTACCACGACGCGATCCCCTCCGACGGGATCGAGCATGCCATCGGCTTCGAGGGGGCCTTCGGCCTCCACGGCTGGCCCGCGCAATGGCGGGGCGGCATCTACGACTTCCACCACTACCACTCCAACGCCCACGAGGTCCTCGGCGTCGTCTCGGGCTCGGCCTGGCTGATGCTCGGCGGGCCGGGCGGGCGGCTCGTCCGGTTCAAGGCGGGCGACGTCGTCGTCCTCCCCGCCGGGACGGGCCACCGCCGCGTCGAGGCGAGCGACGATTTCGTCGTCGTCGGGGCCTACCCGCCCGGCCAGCGGTGGAACCTCTGCCGGGAGAGCGACGGCCCTCCCGCCGAGGCGGTCCTCGCCCGGATCGCCCGCGTCCCCTTCCCCTCCTCCGACCCGGTCTACGGCGACGAAGGCCCCCTCATCGCCCTCTGGCGGCACGGTTAG
- a CDS encoding LysE family translocator, translating to MLGIHHFGLFAGAVVLIALTPGPDTLYILGRTLAQGKRGGLLSVAGITLGCLTHTVAAAAGLSALIYASAVAFTGVKLLGAAYLAYLGWRLLRARSGSFRGGGAVEGLPPLPARRIFLQGYLTNVLNPKVALFFLAFLPQFLDPAASEAAHLSAWAFLMLGLLFTVIGNLWNLALVAGAAPFVRMIGRHPGLEAGIDRVTGAVFVALGLRLAWASR from the coding sequence ATGCTCGGCATCCATCACTTCGGGCTCTTCGCCGGGGCGGTCGTCCTGATCGCCCTCACGCCGGGGCCCGACACGCTCTACATCCTCGGACGGACCCTCGCGCAGGGGAAACGGGGCGGGCTCCTCTCCGTCGCCGGGATCACCCTCGGCTGCCTGACCCACACGGTGGCGGCGGCGGCCGGCCTCTCGGCCCTCATTTACGCCTCGGCGGTCGCCTTCACGGGGGTGAAGCTCCTCGGCGCGGCTTATCTCGCCTACCTTGGTTGGCGGCTGCTGCGGGCGCGGTCCGGATCGTTTCGAGGCGGGGGCGCAGTGGAGGGCCTGCCGCCCCTTCCGGCCCGGCGGATCTTCCTCCAGGGATATCTGACGAACGTGCTGAATCCGAAGGTCGCCCTCTTCTTCCTCGCTTTCCTTCCCCAGTTCCTCGATCCGGCGGCGTCCGAGGCGGCTCACCTGAGCGCCTGGGCTTTCCTCATGCTGGGGCTGCTTTTCACCGTGATCGGCAATCTCTGGAATCTCGCCCTCGTCGCCGGGGCCGCGCCGTTCGTCCGGATGATCGGCCGCCACCCGGGGCTCGAGGCCGGGATCGATCGGGTGACCGGCGCGGTCTTCGTCGCCCTCGGCCTGCGGCTGGCGTGGGCGTCGCGCTGA
- the priA gene encoding primosomal protein N' has protein sequence MEPGLFSDDCAYVRVVPENSRDRAYDYAVPDALRGRVGVGMRVRMPLRNAETSGIVIETLARTGYAKIRAITGLVGETPVVPPSLFALARWMADYYCAPLALALRCILPEPVRAEAGALVRLWVAVRPDVGDETVELALGKAKKQLEAWRWLREKGPGWLGDLCGESGIGRAVWQGLRDRGFVSIENAERERDPFLRLPDPVGAEHEPNAAQAAALAMIAEEGAKHGTAEKPRPILLHGVTGSGKTEVYLRAIAAVLDAGKSALMIVPEIALTPQAVERFRARFLGKKVRVAVLHSGLSRGERYDQWRQIREGRARIVIGARSAIFAPAEDLGLIVVDEEHEGSYKQEEAPYYHGRDLAVMRAHLEGIPIVLGSATPSLETFHNAGAEQGKYRMVRLPARVAERPMPLVHVIDLRQKGKPKDGEPPPSAAITPRLREAVEKRLERHEQTLLYLNRRGHSTTLQCPECGHVEMCPHCSLSLTFHRSDARLRCHLCDHVAAVPSRCPACAAPGYRYGGQGTQKIEEAVEQAFPKARILRMDSDSMRGKDVHHQALAAFAAGEVDILVGTQMIAKGLDFPKVTCVGVINVDGALQIPDFRAGERVFQQLMQVAGRAGRAETKGEVFIQTRTPFHPAIQYARHHDYDGFAEQELEFRKALGYPPYRRAILVRWKGKSEEKTRFVAEQIGRKIAEGFQAVGANGAKLGEAQEVAPASIVRIDGLFRFNQLLLTTRVPEAARFLTALLADPAWEEEVKTSVDVDPLMVG, from the coding sequence ATGGAACCCGGCCTCTTCTCCGACGACTGCGCCTACGTCCGCGTCGTCCCGGAGAATTCCCGCGACCGGGCCTACGACTACGCCGTCCCCGACGCGCTGCGCGGGCGGGTCGGCGTGGGGATGCGGGTCCGCATGCCCCTCCGCAACGCGGAGACCTCGGGCATCGTCATCGAGACGCTCGCCCGGACCGGCTACGCGAAGATCCGCGCGATCACCGGCCTCGTCGGGGAGACCCCCGTCGTCCCGCCCTCGCTCTTCGCTCTCGCGCGGTGGATGGCCGACTATTACTGCGCCCCCCTCGCCCTCGCCCTCCGCTGCATCCTCCCGGAGCCGGTCCGGGCCGAGGCCGGGGCGCTGGTCCGCCTCTGGGTCGCGGTCCGGCCCGACGTCGGCGACGAGACGGTCGAGCTCGCCCTCGGCAAGGCGAAGAAGCAGCTCGAGGCGTGGCGCTGGCTCCGGGAAAAAGGCCCCGGCTGGCTCGGCGACCTCTGCGGCGAGAGCGGCATCGGGCGGGCCGTCTGGCAGGGCCTCCGCGACCGGGGCTTCGTCTCGATCGAGAACGCCGAGAGGGAACGCGATCCCTTCCTCCGCCTCCCCGATCCCGTCGGCGCCGAGCACGAGCCGAACGCGGCGCAGGCCGCCGCCCTGGCGATGATCGCCGAGGAGGGGGCGAAGCACGGGACGGCCGAAAAACCCCGCCCGATCCTCCTCCACGGCGTCACCGGGAGCGGCAAGACCGAGGTCTACCTCCGCGCCATCGCCGCCGTCCTCGACGCCGGGAAGAGCGCCCTCATGATCGTCCCCGAGATCGCGCTGACCCCGCAGGCCGTCGAGCGGTTCCGCGCCCGCTTCCTCGGGAAGAAAGTCCGCGTCGCCGTCCTCCACAGCGGCTTGTCACGAGGCGAACGGTACGACCAGTGGCGGCAGATCCGGGAGGGCCGCGCCCGGATCGTCATCGGGGCCCGCTCGGCGATCTTCGCCCCGGCGGAAGACCTCGGCCTCATCGTCGTCGACGAGGAGCACGAAGGTTCCTACAAGCAGGAGGAGGCCCCCTACTACCACGGGCGCGACCTCGCCGTGATGCGGGCCCACCTCGAGGGGATCCCCATCGTCCTCGGCTCGGCGACGCCCTCGCTCGAGACCTTCCACAACGCCGGCGCGGAGCAGGGGAAATACCGGATGGTCCGCCTCCCCGCCCGCGTCGCCGAGCGCCCCATGCCCCTCGTCCACGTCATCGACCTCCGGCAGAAGGGCAAGCCGAAGGACGGGGAACCCCCGCCCTCCGCCGCCATCACGCCCCGCCTCCGCGAGGCCGTCGAGAAGCGGCTCGAACGGCACGAGCAGACCCTCCTCTACCTCAACCGCCGCGGCCATTCGACGACCCTCCAGTGCCCCGAATGCGGCCACGTCGAGATGTGCCCCCACTGCAGCCTCTCCCTCACCTTCCACCGCTCCGACGCGCGGCTCCGCTGCCACCTCTGCGACCACGTCGCGGCGGTCCCCTCCCGCTGCCCCGCCTGCGCCGCCCCCGGCTACCGCTACGGCGGGCAGGGAACCCAGAAGATCGAGGAAGCCGTCGAGCAGGCCTTCCCGAAGGCCCGCATCCTCCGGATGGACTCCGACTCGATGCGCGGGAAGGACGTCCACCACCAGGCCCTCGCCGCGTTCGCCGCCGGGGAGGTCGACATCCTCGTGGGGACCCAGATGATCGCCAAGGGCCTCGACTTCCCGAAGGTCACCTGCGTCGGCGTCATCAACGTCGACGGGGCGCTCCAGATCCCCGACTTCCGCGCCGGGGAGCGGGTCTTCCAGCAGCTCATGCAGGTGGCGGGCCGCGCGGGCCGCGCCGAGACGAAGGGCGAGGTCTTCATCCAGACCCGGACCCCGTTCCACCCCGCGATCCAGTACGCGCGGCACCACGATTACGACGGCTTCGCCGAGCAGGAGCTCGAGTTCCGCAAGGCCCTCGGCTACCCCCCCTACCGCCGCGCCATCCTCGTCCGGTGGAAAGGGAAGAGCGAGGAGAAGACCCGCTTCGTCGCCGAGCAGATCGGCAGGAAAATCGCCGAAGGCTTCCAGGCCGTCGGGGCCAACGGCGCGAAGCTCGGCGAAGCCCAGGAAGTCGCCCCCGCCTCGATCGTCCGGATCGACGGGTTGTTCCGCTTCAACCAGTTGTTGCTGACCACCCGCGTCCCCGAAGCCGCCCGCTTCCTCACCGCCCTCCTCGCCGACCCGGCCTGGGAAGAGGAGGTGAAGACCTCCGTCGACGTCGATCCGTTGATGGTCGGGTAG